A stretch of the Duncaniella dubosii genome encodes the following:
- a CDS encoding HAD family hydrolase: MRAAMSPTLRACHTNGGKSMKYKWIWFDLDDTLIDFHTNSHMALRVIYDECGLERFFRSPDEWTDTYESHNLTLWERYSRAEITQDFLRLDRFATPLRPHWSGDEDSLKDFSRQLDPLYLTRLAEQTALIEGACEILAYLRAHAYNIGVLSNGFKDVQHRKLSNTGLDRFVDLMVLSDDIGINKPDPRLYLHAMQQAAATDPSLHVMIGDNRDTDIAGALAAGWRPILLDAGADALKVDGKVTITPRLDLLKELF; encoded by the coding sequence ATGAGGGCGGCGATGTCACCGACACTCCGGGCATGTCATACAAATGGTGGAAAATCAATGAAATATAAATGGATATGGTTTGACCTCGACGACACGCTCATCGACTTCCACACGAATTCGCACATGGCGCTACGTGTCATATATGACGAATGCGGTCTTGAGCGCTTCTTCCGGTCGCCCGATGAATGGACCGACACCTACGAAAGTCATAACCTCACGTTATGGGAGCGTTACAGCCGCGCGGAAATCACACAGGATTTTCTGCGCCTCGACCGTTTCGCCACGCCGCTGCGCCCTCATTGGAGCGGCGACGAAGACTCACTCAAAGATTTCTCCCGACAGCTCGACCCACTCTACCTCACACGTCTGGCCGAGCAGACTGCGCTCATCGAAGGAGCATGCGAAATCCTCGCGTACCTGCGCGCGCACGCTTATAATATAGGTGTACTGAGCAACGGTTTCAAAGATGTCCAGCACCGCAAACTTTCCAATACCGGCCTCGACCGGTTTGTCGACCTGATGGTGCTGAGCGACGACATTGGCATCAACAAACCCGATCCTCGGCTCTACCTCCATGCGATGCAGCAGGCAGCGGCCACAGACCCCTCGCTCCATGTCATGATTGGCGATAACCGCGACACCGACATAGCCGGGGCGCTGGCAGCCGGATGGAGACCGATACTTTTAGATGCCGGAGCGGACGCGCTGAAAGTCGACGGCAAAGTGACAATAACCCCTCGTCTTGACCTCCTGAAAGAGCTTTTTTAG
- a CDS encoding KdsC family phosphatase yields MKNIRMFLTDVDGTLTDGGMYYTADGDVMKKFNARDGMGLQLLQKAGIKVGIITSESTSLVSRRAEKLGVDFLVQGKRDGGKLSACADICESLSISLNEVAYIGDDINCFDLLSAVGLRACPADAVEEVRSIPSIIVMNLKGGEGCVREFANLILKEINNQENTRK; encoded by the coding sequence ATGAAAAATATACGTATGTTTCTAACCGATGTCGACGGTACTCTCACAGATGGAGGCATGTATTACACAGCTGACGGAGACGTTATGAAAAAATTCAACGCACGCGACGGCATGGGTCTTCAGCTCCTCCAGAAAGCCGGCATCAAAGTGGGCATAATCACAAGTGAAAGCACCAGTCTCGTAAGCCGCAGAGCCGAAAAACTCGGAGTCGATTTTCTGGTTCAGGGCAAGCGCGACGGCGGTAAGCTCTCAGCATGTGCCGACATCTGTGAAAGCCTGTCAATCAGCCTTAATGAAGTGGCATATATCGGCGACGATATAAACTGCTTCGACCTTCTCAGCGCCGTGGGGCTCCGTGCTTGTCCTGCCGACGCTGTCGAAGAAGTCAGGTCAATCCCCTCGATCATCGTCATGAACCTCAAAGGAGGGGAAGGCTGTGTCAGAGAATTTGCAAACCTTATCTTAAAAGAAATAAACAATCAAGAAAACACCCGAAAATGA
- a CDS encoding HU family DNA-binding protein, giving the protein MTKADIVNEISKSTGIDKANVLETIEKFMETVKESLSHGENVYLRGFGSFITKVRSEKTARNISKNTTIIIPEHRIPAFKPAKVFMEEVKDLK; this is encoded by the coding sequence ATGACTAAAGCTGACATTGTCAACGAGATTTCGAAATCTACCGGCATCGACAAAGCCAACGTACTCGAAACCATTGAAAAGTTCATGGAAACAGTGAAAGAGTCTCTTTCACACGGCGAGAACGTATATCTTCGCGGATTCGGTAGCTTCATCACCAAGGTTCGTTCAGAAAAGACAGCCCGCAACATTTCCAAAAACACCACCATTATCATCCCCGAACACCGCATCCCCGCTTTCAAGCCCGCAAAGGTGTTCATGGAAGAGGTAAAGGATCTGAAATAA
- a CDS encoding Rne/Rng family ribonuclease: protein MKSELIVDVQPSEVSIALLEDSRLVSLQKESRNIAYAVGDIYLAKVKKLMPGLNAAFVNVGYEKDAFLHYLDLGSQFSTYSSFLKDAIVDKKNDITVPKIKRLPDIDKHGSITNVLQPGQELMVQIVKEPISSKGPRLTTEITFTGRYMVLIPFGDKISISQKIKTTEEKLRLRQLIESIKPKNFGVIIRTSAEGKSVRELHHELKTLLRCWDETVAKARSATAPALIFEEESRIVGMLRDVFSPTFESIHVNDKEIFSQISKYVNLISPESKDIVKLYEDSAPIFDHFNITRQIKSSFGKTVSFKSGAYVIIEHTEALHVIDVNSGNRSKAAPDQESNALEVNLRAADEIARQLRLRDMGGIIVIDFIDMNKAEHRQKLYEHMREVMANDRARHNILPLSKFGLMQITRQRVRPALDIDTTEECPSCHGKGKVRPSLLFTDTLHEKLDYLVKTLKVKHFILYVHPFVSAYLKKGFPSLYRRWQLEFGFNFRIIPDESLAYLQYRVVDRDRNEIDLQEEKDMDSSATKSKSKAKNRSKED, encoded by the coding sequence ATGAAGAGTGAACTTATCGTAGACGTCCAGCCCAGCGAGGTATCCATTGCCTTGCTTGAGGACTCAAGGCTCGTCTCCCTGCAAAAGGAGTCGCGCAACATCGCCTACGCTGTCGGAGACATCTATCTGGCAAAAGTAAAGAAACTGATGCCGGGTCTGAACGCCGCATTCGTCAACGTAGGCTACGAAAAAGATGCTTTTCTTCATTACTTGGATCTCGGTTCCCAATTCTCTACCTATTCCTCATTCCTGAAAGACGCAATCGTCGACAAAAAAAACGACATCACCGTCCCAAAAATCAAACGTCTGCCCGATATCGACAAACACGGTTCAATCACCAACGTGCTTCAGCCGGGGCAGGAACTGATGGTGCAGATTGTCAAAGAGCCAATATCATCAAAAGGCCCGCGACTGACAACGGAAATCACCTTCACGGGACGATACATGGTGCTGATTCCATTCGGCGATAAAATCTCAATCTCTCAGAAAATCAAGACTACGGAGGAGAAACTCCGTCTGCGCCAGCTCATCGAGAGCATCAAGCCCAAAAATTTCGGAGTCATAATCCGCACTTCAGCCGAAGGCAAAAGCGTGCGTGAACTCCACCATGAGCTTAAAACTCTGCTCCGTTGCTGGGATGAAACCGTCGCCAAAGCCCGGTCGGCAACCGCCCCCGCCCTAATCTTCGAAGAGGAGAGCCGAATAGTCGGGATGCTGCGAGATGTGTTCAGCCCCACGTTCGAAAGCATCCATGTCAACGACAAGGAAATCTTCAGCCAAATATCAAAATACGTCAATCTGATCTCGCCGGAAAGCAAGGATATCGTAAAGCTGTATGAAGACAGCGCCCCTATCTTCGACCACTTCAACATCACGCGCCAGATCAAATCGTCGTTCGGCAAAACCGTTTCATTCAAATCGGGTGCCTACGTAATCATCGAACATACTGAAGCCCTCCATGTCATCGACGTGAACTCCGGCAACCGCTCAAAGGCCGCACCCGATCAGGAAAGCAACGCACTTGAAGTCAATCTCCGCGCCGCCGACGAAATAGCCCGTCAGCTCCGCCTCCGCGACATGGGAGGCATCATTGTCATCGACTTCATCGACATGAACAAGGCCGAACACCGCCAGAAGCTCTATGAACACATGCGCGAAGTGATGGCCAATGACCGTGCGCGCCACAACATCCTGCCACTGAGCAAATTCGGCTTGATGCAGATCACACGCCAGCGAGTGCGTCCGGCTCTCGACATCGACACGACCGAAGAGTGTCCGTCATGCCACGGAAAAGGCAAAGTCCGCCCGTCGCTACTGTTCACCGACACCCTCCACGAGAAGCTCGACTACCTTGTCAAAACCCTAAAGGTAAAGCATTTCATACTCTACGTACATCCTTTCGTTTCCGCATATCTGAAAAAAGGATTCCCGTCGCTCTACCGTCGCTGGCAGCTTGAATTCGGATTCAACTTCCGTATTATCCCGGACGAATCACTGGCCTACCTCCAATATCGTGTCGTCGACCGTGACAGAAACGAAATCGACCTTCAGGAAGAAAAAGACATGGATTCATCGGCAACAAAATCCAAATCCAAAGCCAAGAACCGATCCAAGGAAGACTAA